The following proteins are encoded in a genomic region of ANME-2 cluster archaeon:
- a CDS encoding B12-binding domain-containing radical SAM protein, whose product MPSKKSTIVLFNPMPVKYQVAIHNKKTTSLQVPLINVPLSLLALARVVRQDFDVRIFNAVVDSGYTEKIIEACQDALCLCLSSMTCYQIRDGLNVCAAVREHYPDLPIIWGGYHPSTQPGQTLESPLIDIVVRGQGELTFRDVIQRIRSNSSLEGVPGVSYKQDGHIITNPDREFTDLNEFPPIPYDMINVESHVKGYKFGKRCLDYYISQGCAAGCDFCSEPIFCHRRWTGLVPETVVSELEHLAKTYNIDTFMIRDSDFFLNVGRVKELSRLLIDKDLGIRLTSVNGRMEHLARMDDEVLALARKAGLCEVFIGTESGSQEALDAMNKGAKVKHIELSTRKCIRHDIDVRSSFMVGIPGVDTKNEINSTLEAIHSMISVYGEQGRLEHMDILLSFFVPYPGTKLYEAGLEHGMQPLATLEEWGDFDQFDFKAPWMPQEYYDLVLEFRDGMPWNSGCDFDEWCEFYDGVRGKLEKLGNR is encoded by the coding sequence ATGCCATCCAAAAAGTCCACCATAGTCCTGTTCAACCCCATGCCAGTGAAATACCAGGTAGCTATCCACAACAAGAAAACTACTTCCCTCCAGGTCCCGCTCATCAACGTACCCCTCTCCCTGCTGGCACTGGCCCGTGTGGTCAGGCAGGACTTTGATGTGAGGATCTTCAACGCAGTGGTGGACTCCGGCTACACGGAAAAAATAATTGAAGCCTGTCAGGATGCTTTGTGCCTGTGCCTGAGCAGCATGACCTGTTACCAGATACGGGATGGCCTTAACGTGTGTGCCGCCGTCAGGGAGCATTACCCTGACCTTCCCATAATATGGGGCGGGTACCATCCGTCCACTCAACCCGGGCAGACCCTTGAATCACCTCTCATAGACATCGTGGTAAGGGGGCAGGGCGAACTCACGTTCAGAGATGTCATTCAACGAATTCGCAGCAACAGCTCGCTTGAAGGGGTGCCTGGTGTATCGTACAAGCAGGACGGGCACATCATCACCAACCCGGACCGGGAGTTCACTGACCTTAATGAATTCCCGCCAATTCCCTACGACATGATAAACGTGGAGAGTCATGTCAAAGGTTACAAGTTCGGTAAACGCTGCCTGGACTATTACATCAGCCAGGGTTGTGCGGCAGGATGCGATTTCTGTTCTGAACCCATCTTCTGTCACCGGCGCTGGACCGGGCTCGTACCCGAGACCGTGGTGTCAGAACTTGAACACCTGGCAAAGACCTACAATATCGACACCTTCATGATACGGGACAGCGACTTCTTCCTGAATGTGGGAAGGGTCAAAGAACTCTCCCGACTGCTTATTGATAAGGACCTTGGCATCCGCCTGACCAGTGTGAACGGCAGGATGGAGCACCTGGCAAGGATGGATGATGAAGTGCTGGCACTGGCCAGGAAGGCAGGCCTGTGCGAAGTGTTCATAGGTACCGAAAGCGGAAGCCAGGAAGCACTTGATGCAATGAACAAGGGGGCTAAAGTGAAGCACATAGAACTCAGCACCCGTAAGTGTATCAGGCACGATATCGATGTACGTTCTTCGTTTATGGTAGGCATACCCGGAGTGGACACGAAGAATGAAATCAACAGCACCCTGGAGGCCATTCATAGCATGATATCTGTGTATGGGGAACAGGGGAGGCTTGAGCACATGGACATCCTGCTCTCGTTCTTTGTACCCTATCCAGGTACGAAGTTGTATGAGGCTGGACTGGAACACGGGATGCAGCCACTTGCAACTCTTGAGGAATGGGGCGATTTCGACCAGTTCGATTTCAAGGCTCCATGGATGCCGCAGGAATACTATGACCTTGTTCTGGAATTCCGGGACGGGATGCCGTGGAACTCGGGTTGCGACTTTGATGAGTGGTGTGAGTTCTATGATGGAGTGCGTGGAAAGCTTGAGAAGCTCGGGAATAGGTAA
- a CDS encoding VWA domain-containing protein: MVLLVTALAGPYYPVTTTELDDTPSITVLSDETRSMDIFETGAALEIYDMLQEQTPARMERIRGLRSDIGDAVVASSIGGDHIIVVSDGNNNFGKDLGESIDFVAGTGTSVYAVIQQPEDNDLSVQITGARTAVLGNENSLGIEVRQAGGQADYTLNVKVDGELKSSKTFSETSVMYTDPFSNTFYSLGPHVVTAEITSSDDLRPDNNVFNKTIYVVPKPRILLITLDTESPLRKVLKNLYDLDTASTLDGMDFSNYKAVVLDNLYEGSISVESLDNLRKYAAGGGGLVVVGGDNSYDKGDYLGTELESLLPVESYASAYAGSVNVVLALDISGSIEAYEALDDEKAMVINLLQGMGRDTNVGVVAFGGDAIQVSNGLLPMSSHANRDALVDRVAKLRTGLGGTSIDEGITTANRMLDNTSGQKYMLVFSDGAVKDSFEDSKAVISGIDTTDTEIIFVMIKTNVFKEREVKTDNNRGEYFIKVLADRAGGDFMQLETYQRLDLTFGRESPDLPDGGPDAYAIVRLDEEHFITRYLNISGSIAGYNDVTQKVGANRLVTTSMGKPVVTSWQFGLGRVVALSTDNGQSWAGSLYSGENARLLPSMVNWAVGDPRPDDGIVVFSSDMSLGSPGIITIRSDDMPEVTFNGQSVPVMQTEKRTFEGVIEPEVKGVLPLKVSTGTVTLEDIAAVNYPLEYRDVGNNPQFLEAVKQNGGGVYTMEQVRSMLFNDIRENSVITTVEHGNLGWIPLLAALVIFLVEVIIRTAKGIIKTKMKRKGLIG, encoded by the coding sequence GTGGTATTACTGGTAACGGCCCTGGCTGGACCCTATTATCCCGTCACTACAACAGAACTTGATGACACGCCTTCCATTACCGTGCTGTCTGATGAGACACGCAGTATGGATATATTCGAGACGGGGGCAGCCCTGGAGATATATGACATGCTGCAGGAACAGACCCCTGCCCGGATGGAACGTATACGCGGGCTGCGCTCGGATATTGGTGACGCGGTCGTTGCGTCATCCATTGGCGGTGACCATATTATTGTGGTATCTGATGGTAACAACAATTTCGGCAAGGACCTGGGCGAGAGCATTGATTTTGTTGCAGGCACCGGCACCAGTGTTTATGCGGTTATCCAGCAGCCTGAAGATAACGACTTGAGCGTCCAGATAACAGGCGCCAGGACAGCAGTGCTGGGTAACGAGAATTCATTGGGTATAGAGGTCAGGCAGGCAGGTGGACAAGCAGACTATACGCTCAATGTCAAGGTGGATGGTGAACTGAAATCAAGTAAAACATTCAGTGAAACCAGTGTTATGTATACAGACCCCTTTTCAAATACGTTCTACTCCCTCGGCCCCCATGTGGTCACGGCCGAAATTACATCATCTGACGACCTGCGCCCGGACAACAATGTATTCAACAAGACAATATATGTTGTGCCAAAACCAAGGATACTATTAATCACCTTAGATACCGAATCACCTTTACGCAAGGTACTGAAGAACCTGTATGACCTTGACACCGCATCCACACTGGATGGGATGGATTTTTCAAATTACAAAGCTGTGGTGCTGGATAACCTCTATGAAGGGAGCATATCTGTTGAAAGTCTGGATAACCTTAGAAAATATGCAGCCGGTGGTGGAGGATTGGTGGTTGTGGGTGGAGATAACAGTTATGATAAGGGGGATTATCTGGGTACTGAACTTGAGAGTTTATTACCTGTGGAATCATATGCCAGTGCCTATGCTGGAAGCGTGAACGTAGTTCTGGCGCTGGACATAAGCGGCAGCATCGAAGCTTATGAAGCACTGGACGATGAAAAAGCCATGGTCATAAACCTGCTGCAAGGGATGGGCAGGGATACCAATGTGGGTGTGGTGGCTTTTGGAGGAGATGCTATACAGGTAAGCAACGGATTGTTGCCAATGTCCAGCCATGCCAACCGCGATGCACTGGTGGATAGAGTTGCAAAATTGAGAACCGGGCTTGGCGGCACGTCCATTGATGAAGGTATTACCACAGCAAACCGGATGCTGGACAATACCAGTGGCCAGAAATACATGCTGGTGTTCTCTGACGGAGCAGTGAAGGATAGTTTCGAGGACAGCAAAGCAGTCATATCAGGTATCGATACCACTGATACTGAGATTATATTTGTGATGATAAAGACCAATGTGTTTAAAGAACGGGAGGTGAAGACTGACAACAACAGAGGTGAATATTTCATTAAGGTACTGGCTGACCGGGCCGGTGGAGATTTCATGCAGCTTGAGACGTACCAGCGGCTTGACCTTACATTCGGCAGGGAATCCCCTGACCTGCCCGACGGCGGTCCCGATGCTTATGCCATTGTCAGGCTGGATGAAGAGCATTTCATCACGCGCTACCTGAACATTTCGGGCAGCATCGCCGGTTACAACGACGTGACCCAGAAAGTGGGTGCCAACCGTCTGGTCACTACCAGTATGGGCAAGCCCGTGGTCACATCATGGCAGTTCGGGCTTGGGAGAGTGGTTGCACTGAGCACGGATAACGGCCAGTCGTGGGCAGGTTCGCTGTATTCAGGTGAGAACGCAAGGCTGCTCCCGAGTATGGTCAACTGGGCCGTGGGCGACCCCAGACCGGATGATGGGATAGTGGTCTTTTCCAGCGACATGTCGCTTGGTTCCCCGGGTATCATAACCATCCGCAGCGATGATATGCCAGAAGTAACGTTCAATGGGCAGAGCGTGCCTGTTATGCAGACTGAAAAGAGGACATTCGAAGGTGTCATCGAACCCGAGGTAAAAGGTGTGTTACCGCTCAAAGTTTCAACAGGCACGGTCACACTGGAGGATATCGCAGCTGTCAATTACCCGCTGGAATACAGGGATGTGGGCAATAACCCCCAATTCCTGGAAGCAGTTAAACAAAACGGTGGCGGGGTATATACTATGGAACAGGTACGGTCTATGCTTTTCAACGACATCAGGGAGAACTCTGTCATAACGACAGTAGAACATGGGAACCTCGGCTGGATTCCATTACTGGCAGCGTTAGTTATTTTCCTGGTGGAAGTGATTATAAGAACTGCTAAAGGAATAATCAAAACAAAGATGAAACGAAAAGGCCTGATTGGATAA